The proteins below come from a single Zhouia spongiae genomic window:
- a CDS encoding Fic family protein, which translates to MVKFKREIPYNDLPLLPPNHTLETTAVLRRTITASRALGQLNGMLTNLPNPNLFLDSIHLQEAKASSEIENIITTNDDLYKAVVAEKKFENPATKEVLSYKEALWKGLKIMEEKPFITTNLCIEIVQSIKKNNAGIRTTPGTALKSENGEVIYTPPTGEAIIRDKLANLEAFINQQSEIDPLIKMALMHYQFEAIHPFSDGNGRTGRILLLLYLKISRLLDTPAIYLSEYIIQNKSDYYLKLRNVTEKNDWEGWILYMLEMIEFTAKKGLQRIKTVTDLMHSMAEDIKSKLPKVYSKDLVEILFRLPYTKRQYLIDAQLGTPKTVGNYLIELEKAGFLKSEKVGKEKLYLNHQLMSVLE; encoded by the coding sequence ATGGTTAAATTTAAGAGAGAAATACCATATAATGACTTGCCATTATTGCCTCCGAATCATACCCTTGAAACTACTGCAGTATTAAGAAGGACCATTACTGCCAGTAGAGCACTTGGCCAACTCAACGGAATGCTTACCAACTTACCCAATCCAAACTTGTTTTTAGATTCAATCCATTTACAAGAAGCCAAAGCTAGTTCTGAGATCGAAAATATTATTACCACCAATGACGATTTATATAAAGCTGTGGTTGCGGAAAAAAAGTTTGAAAACCCTGCTACAAAAGAGGTTTTGAGCTATAAAGAAGCCCTATGGAAAGGACTCAAAATAATGGAAGAAAAACCATTTATTACCACAAATTTATGTATCGAAATTGTTCAAAGCATAAAAAAGAACAATGCTGGAATAAGAACCACCCCTGGGACCGCACTCAAAAGTGAAAATGGGGAGGTTATATATACGCCACCAACGGGAGAGGCTATAATTAGAGATAAATTGGCAAATTTGGAAGCTTTTATAAACCAGCAAAGCGAAATAGATCCATTGATTAAAATGGCTTTAATGCATTATCAGTTTGAGGCTATTCACCCATTTAGCGATGGTAATGGCAGAACAGGGCGTATCTTATTATTATTATATTTAAAAATTTCACGATTACTCGATACCCCTGCAATATACCTTAGTGAATATATTATACAGAATAAATCAGATTATTATCTGAAACTGAGAAATGTTACAGAAAAAAATGATTGGGAAGGTTGGATTCTTTATATGCTGGAAATGATTGAATTTACAGCTAAAAAGGGATTGCAAAGAATAAAGACCGTTACTGATCTCATGCATTCCATGGCTGAAGATATCAAATCAAAATTACCAAAAGTTTATTCTAAAGACTTAGTAGAAATTCTTTTTAGATTGCCATATACAAAACGACAATATCTGATTGATGCCCAATTAGGAACGCCTAAAACTGTGGGTAATTATTTGATCGAACTTGAAAAGGCCGGGTTTTTAAAATCTGAAAAAGTGGGTAAAGAGAAACTCTATTTAAACCACCAATTAATGAGCGTTTTAGAGTAG
- a CDS encoding ATPase, with translation MTDPCKIKEGNTEYSLGAYDGTHLLYDFKKVLHYLHAKGQLLFGPGFKIYEDDKEIIYKLVNYFIREEANCKKLHLDMNKGLLLTGPVGCGKTSLMKLLRHIVPHQKSYELIPCRNIAFEFNHLGYKVIQDYGNQGFYCFDDLGVEPQGRYYGQDCNVMGEILISRYELFEKHGIRTHITTNLNADELEERYGNRVRSRMRRMFNLVSFHATSKDKRR, from the coding sequence ATGACAGACCCTTGTAAAATAAAAGAAGGTAATACAGAGTATAGCCTGGGGGCCTATGATGGAACGCACCTGTTGTATGACTTTAAAAAGGTATTGCATTATTTGCATGCAAAAGGACAATTACTCTTTGGACCCGGTTTTAAAATTTATGAGGATGATAAGGAGATCATATACAAGCTGGTAAATTATTTTATTCGGGAAGAGGCTAACTGTAAAAAGCTACATCTGGATATGAACAAAGGACTTCTACTAACTGGTCCTGTCGGTTGTGGGAAGACCAGTCTTATGAAACTGCTTCGACATATCGTGCCGCATCAAAAATCATATGAACTAATTCCCTGTAGAAATATAGCCTTTGAATTTAATCACCTGGGATATAAAGTGATTCAGGACTATGGAAATCAGGGTTTTTACTGTTTTGATGACCTTGGAGTAGAACCTCAAGGGAGATACTACGGACAGGATTGTAACGTAATGGGAGAGATCTTAATCTCCCGTTATGAATTATTCGAAAAACATGGGATACGCACCCACATTACCACCAATCTTAATGCCGATGAACTGGAAGAACGCTATGGAAACAGGGTTAGAAGCCGGATGCGCAGGATGTTTAACTTAGTAAGTTTTCATGCAACTTCCAAGGATAAAAGAAGGTAA
- a CDS encoding helix-turn-helix domain-containing protein, with protein sequence MGATIITTNDLRVFKEELIQELKELLMDKKPAGKQWLKSTDVMEQLQISPGTLQNFRQNGTIPYMKIGGLIYYDQDDIYRVMEKNRVD encoded by the coding sequence ATGGGAGCAACAATTATTACCACCAATGATCTTCGCGTGTTTAAAGAAGAACTTATTCAGGAGCTAAAAGAACTATTAATGGACAAAAAGCCTGCCGGGAAACAATGGCTGAAATCAACCGATGTGATGGAGCAACTACAAATTAGCCCGGGAACCCTTCAAAACTTCAGACAAAATGGAACGATTCCCTATATGAAAATAGGAGGACTCATCTATTATGATCAGGATGACATCTATAGAGTGATGGAGAAAAATCGAGTGGATTAA
- a CDS encoding RteC domain-containing protein, with the protein MDIKIYFSEVLNAIVHEPHPAMKIYEDLLIDLDQALEGLNSETDDTLTKAEKGIKLTKEVVGRLRDHVLEKGFVNKESETHFFKYIKPQVLSKLIYFIKIFTIESKRPRSSYGAQKQYFEEHIDRLQDYFNDNLEFYHYYRRGATIFDDQYFLRGKADIRLHPDTFHFLTDEQFSTSHDSSVAMIIAYDMLIAYLRKEIQKLGVEQGTAKRMELNKPVPKLFWTSNKVDLIELIYALHTSGAINRGTADIKEIALTFETILEMDLGDYYRTYLEIRSRKIRRTKFLDKLKNSLHQHMENLDA; encoded by the coding sequence ATGGATATTAAAATATATTTTAGTGAGGTGTTAAATGCAATAGTACACGAACCCCATCCGGCTATGAAAATATATGAGGATTTATTGATAGATTTGGACCAGGCATTGGAAGGTTTAAATAGCGAAACAGATGATACCCTTACCAAGGCTGAAAAAGGCATTAAACTGACCAAAGAAGTTGTAGGTAGGCTACGTGATCATGTCTTGGAAAAAGGTTTTGTCAATAAAGAAAGTGAAACGCATTTTTTTAAATATATTAAACCTCAGGTGCTGAGTAAACTCATTTATTTTATTAAAATCTTTACTATTGAAAGCAAACGTCCTAGAAGTAGTTATGGAGCCCAAAAACAATATTTTGAAGAACATATTGACAGACTTCAGGATTATTTTAATGATAATCTTGAATTTTACCATTATTACCGCAGAGGAGCAACCATTTTTGATGATCAATATTTTTTAAGAGGCAAGGCAGATATCAGATTGCACCCTGATACTTTTCATTTTTTAACCGATGAGCAGTTTTCTACCAGTCATGACAGTTCTGTAGCGATGATAATCGCTTATGATATGCTTATAGCCTACCTTAGGAAGGAAATTCAAAAATTAGGTGTTGAACAAGGGACTGCAAAGAGAATGGAATTAAATAAGCCTGTCCCTAAGCTTTTCTGGACCAGTAATAAAGTAGACCTTATAGAACTTATTTATGCGCTGCATACCTCTGGTGCCATAAACCGAGGTACAGCAGATATTAAAGAAATAGCCCTTACTTTTGAAACCATTTTAGAAATGGACTTAGGAGATTATTACAGGACTTATCTGGAAATCCGCTCTCGTAAAATTCGCCGGACTAAATTCCTGGATAAATTAAAAAATTCACTTCATCAACATATGGAAAATTTAGATGCCTGA
- a CDS encoding LytR/AlgR family response regulator transcription factor, whose product MKSYLIIASNKKTILSIENAFGQYSEFRSMGSTSCFIKATELLIKQRIDLVFINIEGFIGDAFAFMLELYLYDVDLPQFIALSSTKEQAYKAIKHGCFDYLTTPLSTAELHKSISRFQKSHKAYNNLICLKSYKDYQYLDTKEILFLKADNNTTDFHLTNGHIINAFKTLKTYESKLPEFFKRVHKSYIINTLKVSRIDFGKTSCWLRGYEKRIPFSKKFHSTIETIHSSLFNASY is encoded by the coding sequence TTGAAAAGTTATCTAATTATAGCATCCAATAAGAAAACAATCCTCTCTATTGAAAATGCCTTTGGGCAATACAGTGAGTTTCGATCGATGGGAAGTACCAGTTGTTTTATCAAAGCAACTGAGTTACTCATTAAACAACGAATCGACTTGGTATTTATCAATATCGAAGGGTTTATTGGTGATGCTTTTGCTTTTATGCTAGAGCTCTACTTATATGATGTGGACTTACCACAATTTATTGCCCTTTCATCCACAAAAGAACAGGCTTATAAAGCGATTAAACATGGGTGTTTTGATTACCTCACTACTCCATTATCGACGGCTGAACTTCATAAAAGCATATCACGGTTTCAAAAATCTCACAAGGCTTATAATAATCTTATATGTCTTAAATCCTATAAAGATTACCAATATCTGGATACCAAAGAAATTCTCTTTTTAAAGGCAGATAATAACACAACGGATTTCCATCTTACCAATGGTCATATAATTAATGCCTTTAAAACACTAAAGACCTATGAAAGTAAGCTGCCAGAGTTTTTTAAAAGAGTCCATAAGAGTTATATTATAAATACCTTAAAAGTAAGTCGAATTGATTTTGGCAAAACTTCCTGTTGGCTTCGGGGATATGAAAAAAGGATTCCATTTTCTAAAAAGTTTCACTCTACTATCGAGACTATTCATTCTTCCCTATTCAATGCTTCCTATTAA
- a CDS encoding tetratricopeptide repeat-containing sensor histidine kinase produces MKLLRFKYLLSSLLLCFVLTLLVQCQTSEKNQGSTKGDEISMLLDKAKTNTLSKTQRNYYLQKVYDSSLFLQDESLKLKYLNEVAYQAQSINDSLLFRASNQKAFVIAEKLKDTFKLGEIHWNYGAFFLQKSIYDSAYYHYRRAKKHFIAMDHAYFTAKMRYNMALIQSRLNDYTGAEVLLFKAIYTYKNQKKYKQLFYSYNLLGVIYEELEEYDKAIGYYQKALENLEHIPDQSYFNQDIQNNIGVVYQQQGDHQSALNYFNSALATPKLRSESPFLYARLMDNRAYSKFKSNDTIGLPNDFYKALHIRDSMNNIPGIIMSRVHLSKYYASKKDTAIALQHLQKAYILSQEINNNSNLLETLELLSRMDPENALNYLHQYIGLNKKIQNQERQTRNKFTRIQYETDQYIAKNEQLSSKIKWVIIGSILIILLIIMTYWLYRQKAENKLLQLETNQQKANEQIYLLTLRQHEKLKQGRNQERIRISEDLHDGILSYLFALRIGWGNLDLRGSSKVIKKHHFNLQELQRIETEIRTLSHDLRNNLIEYNNDFILMVTKLIQNRSYLGKLDYNFNHNDDIKWEHINDFIKVNLYHIIEEGLHNCIKHSKATLIKITLEYDLKNNLMLEITDNGVGIASNHHKGLGLRNIKSRVQKMQGTLAITSNHNHGTTILITVPINTEVS; encoded by the coding sequence GTGAAGTTATTAAGGTTTAAATATCTTCTGTCTTCACTCCTTTTATGCTTTGTATTGACATTACTGGTTCAATGCCAAACCTCCGAAAAGAACCAAGGAAGTACAAAAGGAGATGAAATATCTATGCTTCTTGATAAGGCAAAAACTAATACCCTCTCCAAGACTCAAAGAAACTATTACCTACAAAAGGTGTATGACTCAAGTCTATTCCTTCAGGATGAGTCGTTAAAACTCAAATATTTAAATGAAGTAGCTTACCAAGCTCAATCTATAAATGATTCCCTGCTATTTAGAGCTTCAAACCAAAAAGCTTTCGTAATAGCTGAGAAATTAAAAGACACCTTTAAACTTGGGGAAATTCACTGGAATTACGGTGCTTTCTTTCTCCAAAAAAGCATTTATGACAGTGCCTATTATCACTACCGTAGGGCTAAAAAGCACTTTATTGCTATGGACCATGCTTATTTTACGGCAAAGATGCGATACAATATGGCGCTTATCCAAAGCAGATTGAACGACTATACCGGAGCCGAAGTGCTATTGTTTAAAGCAATATACACCTATAAAAACCAAAAAAAATACAAACAATTATTTTATAGTTATAATCTACTTGGAGTTATCTACGAAGAGCTGGAAGAATATGACAAGGCAATTGGGTACTATCAAAAAGCTTTAGAGAATTTAGAACATATACCAGACCAATCCTATTTTAATCAGGATATTCAGAATAATATAGGGGTCGTATATCAACAACAGGGGGATCATCAAAGTGCCTTAAACTATTTTAACAGTGCACTTGCAACTCCCAAACTAAGAAGTGAATCGCCTTTTCTTTATGCCCGCCTAATGGATAATCGTGCCTATAGCAAGTTTAAGAGTAACGATACTATAGGTTTACCAAATGATTTTTACAAGGCTCTTCATATAAGAGATAGCATGAACAATATTCCGGGGATTATTATGAGTAGGGTTCATTTATCGAAGTATTATGCCTCTAAAAAAGACACCGCCATAGCTTTACAACATTTACAAAAAGCATATATCCTTTCACAGGAGATCAATAACAATAGTAATTTACTTGAAACACTTGAATTACTAAGTAGAATGGATCCTGAAAATGCCTTAAATTATTTGCATCAATACATTGGTTTGAATAAGAAAATTCAAAACCAGGAAAGACAAACTCGAAACAAATTTACAAGGATACAATATGAAACAGATCAATATATTGCCAAAAACGAACAACTATCTTCTAAAATAAAATGGGTTATAATTGGTAGTATATTAATTATCCTTTTAATAATTATGACTTATTGGTTATATCGACAAAAAGCAGAAAACAAGTTATTACAACTTGAAACAAATCAACAAAAGGCCAATGAACAAATTTATCTACTCACCCTAAGGCAACATGAAAAATTAAAACAAGGACGAAATCAGGAGCGTATCAGGATTTCAGAAGATTTACACGATGGAATTCTAAGTTATTTATTTGCCTTAAGAATCGGATGGGGAAATCTTGATTTAAGGGGGAGCTCGAAAGTTATTAAAAAACATCATTTTAATTTACAGGAACTTCAGCGTATAGAAACCGAAATCAGAACACTTTCCCACGATTTGAGAAACAACCTTATAGAGTATAACAATGACTTTATATTGATGGTAACCAAGTTGATTCAAAATAGAAGTTATTTAGGAAAGCTGGATTATAATTTTAACCACAATGATGATATTAAATGGGAACATATCAATGATTTCATTAAGGTCAACTTATATCATATAATTGAGGAAGGTTTACACAACTGCATTAAACATTCAAAAGCAACCCTAATTAAAATTACATTAGAATACGACCTTAAAAACAATCTGATGTTAGAAATAACAGATAATGGTGTTGGTATTGCCAGTAATCATCATAAGGGACTTGGTTTAAGAAACATAAAATCAAGGGTTCAAAAAATGCAAGGCACCTTAGCAATAACTTCAAATCATAACCACGGGACCACCATATTAATAACGGTTCCAATCAATACAGAGGTATCATGA
- a CDS encoding response regulator, whose translation MSTKRFHILLVDDHPLITNSYEDTICKLGVEKNVEFQVQIAHSFSNAVNDLKKKKYDLVLLDIHIPGDEATGLISGEDLGSKIRENYKSTKIIISTTFNDHYRIQSIIEQVNPDGFLVKSDITTEELKHAIWRVLTAPPYFSKTVTHSIRQFISNDFVLDKIDRKLLYHLSKGANLQTIADQLGLSRAAIAKRKQLLREVFNVDSNDNMALLEKAREKGFI comes from the coding sequence ATGAGCACTAAGCGATTTCACATATTATTGGTTGATGACCACCCGCTTATCACGAACTCCTATGAGGACACCATATGTAAACTGGGTGTTGAAAAAAACGTGGAGTTTCAAGTACAAATTGCACATAGTTTTTCAAATGCAGTAAATGATTTAAAAAAGAAAAAATATGACCTGGTACTTTTAGATATCCATATCCCCGGGGATGAAGCTACCGGGCTTATCTCCGGTGAAGATTTAGGTAGTAAAATCAGGGAGAACTATAAAAGCACTAAAATCATCATATCCACCACCTTTAACGACCATTACAGAATTCAAAGTATTATAGAACAGGTCAATCCCGATGGATTCCTCGTTAAGAGTGATATTACCACAGAGGAATTAAAACATGCTATTTGGCGTGTTTTGACGGCTCCTCCTTATTTCAGTAAAACCGTTACGCATTCCATACGACAATTTATAAGCAATGATTTTGTTCTCGACAAAATTGATCGAAAGCTATTGTATCATTTATCCAAGGGAGCAAACCTACAAACTATCGCAGACCAATTAGGGCTTTCCAGGGCAGCGATTGCCAAAAGAAAGCAGCTTTTAAGAGAGGTTTTTAATGTAGATAGTAATGATAACATGGCTTTACTTGAAAAAGCCAGGGAAAAAGGATTCATTTAA
- a CDS encoding MauE/DoxX family redox-associated membrane protein, with protein MQARRYFPIITEIICFLFILLFSYAAISKLLDFEQFRIQLGQSPLLTSFAGWVVWVIPIVELIIALMLIIPRLRLSALYGCLGLMGLFTMYIIAILNFSDYVPCSCGGILEKLGWQEHLIFNISFTVLALIGIWIYPENDTKLKTTFPDKKQFI; from the coding sequence ATGCAAGCGCGCCGATACTTTCCAATTATAACAGAGATCATTTGTTTCCTGTTCATCCTTTTGTTTTCCTATGCAGCCATCAGTAAACTTTTGGATTTTGAGCAATTCAGAATTCAATTGGGTCAGTCGCCTTTATTAACATCTTTTGCCGGATGGGTGGTTTGGGTGATACCCATAGTGGAGCTGATCATAGCATTAATGCTTATCATTCCCAGACTACGGTTGTCTGCACTCTATGGATGTTTAGGCCTTATGGGACTTTTCACCATGTACATTATCGCTATACTTAATTTTAGTGACTATGTACCCTGCTCTTGTGGGGGAATATTAGAAAAACTAGGATGGCAGGAACATTTGATCTTCAATATTAGTTTTACTGTATTGGCTTTAATCGGTATATGGATATATCCTGAAAACGATACCAAACTAAAAACAACATTTCCAGACAAAAAGCAATTTATCTAG
- a CDS encoding DUF6520 family protein — MNKLRIYLGSAAFLVAVVAAFASQNIDQETLIQYYKQTPTGCTPQTDCSPNYTGDLCDFIVYDNLGCTSEVEAYKKP, encoded by the coding sequence ATGAACAAACTTAGAATTTATTTAGGAAGTGCAGCTTTTCTTGTAGCAGTAGTAGCAGCGTTTGCCAGTCAAAATATTGACCAAGAGACTCTTATACAATACTACAAGCAAACCCCTACGGGCTGTACACCTCAAACAGATTGTAGTCCAAATTACACCGGTGATCTGTGTGACTTTATCGTTTACGATAACTTAGGATGTACCAGTGAGGTAGAGGCTTATAAAAAGCCCTGA